CAGAAGCATCCCCAGCTATCAGCTTTGACTTCTCTGATACAATCTTGAATCGTATGGATAGGCCTGTCGGGGATATATGGCCACCATGTGCCGGATTTCCGCATCCAATACAGGTGCCAACGATTATCAAAATCCGTATAACGGACCTGAAACACATCTGAGCAACTTGTCTCTGTGGGATCGGCAAGAAGAGGCCTTTCTTCTGAAACCGTTATTCTGTTATCCTGCGCCTTCACAAGGAATCCTACTTCCGAACGAAGATGCACCGGCACTCTTCGTACAAGGTACTTGCTGATCTTGTCGATTGCGTGTTTGCGTATTTCGGGGGCGATCTTCCTTCGGTAAGAAAGGGCTCTGAGGCCCGATGCGCCGGCTGCTTCATAGGCATTGGCGTAGTAGCTCAGCCACATCTCTCCCAGGCCACTCCTTTTCGCTATAGCGTAGAATTCTCTGTAGCCCTTTTCAGTCTCAACGTCCAGTCGAGCGGCTTTCTCCGCCCATAGTAATTTCTCAGAAAAACCAAGCTTCATTTCGGCTCCCCCTTTAGAAATCTGTGACATCAAAACTTAGGATATAGCCCAATTCATTGAGATAGACAATGATCAATCCTAATGGAAAATTCGCGATCTTCTCCGATTCGAGTCTCTCGATATCCCGAGGTTTCACCTTGAATCGCTCTGCCATCTTCTTGACGCTAATGCGTTTTCTCTGCCGGGCGTATTTCAACGCCAGCCCCAAGGCACGTTTGCGACTGCCTTGCTCAAGGCCCAATCTCACCCGAGACTCTTTGACATTCATCCGTCTCGCTGTCATCGCTATTGCCTCCCCCTTAGTCTCATCCCAAGAGTCTTTGCTTTTCCTCAACTCGGCAATTTCTGCGTTGCCCATGACTACGCCTGACATCGTCTTCAACAAATCACGCTCCATATTTCGCCCCTTCCTTGCTCTCTTCGTGCGCTGCGGAGAGGCAGGGATTCCTGCTCACCCGAGATGCTCCCGCATCTCTCCCTCGCAGCCGGCCACCCTCACTGCTTCTGCCACAGGCAGCGTTCGCGTTGGCTTCGAATCCCAAATGGGAAACATGGCGGAGAGGCAGGGATTCGAACCCTGGGTCCCCTTACGAGGACAACGGTTTTCGAGACCGCCCGATTCAACCGCTCTCGCACCTCTCCACAAAACCTGTGTCCCGGATTTACTCGGGATTCTCTATTCCCTCAGCTCCTGGAAAAAGTCCTTGAGCATGTTTGATGCCTCTTCCTCCAGAACACCAGAATTCAATTGTACCTTGTGATTTAACGTCCCATCAAAAAGGTTCGACACCGACCCGCAGGCGCCAAGCCTCGGGTCCTTCGCTGCAAATACCAGCCTTCCGACTCGTGACAGGAGTATTGCACCGGCACACATGGGGCAGGGCTCCAGGGTCACATAAAGCGTGACAC
The genomic region above belongs to Candidatus Eisenbacteria bacterium and contains:
- a CDS encoding DUF3024 domain-containing protein, whose translation is MKLGFSEKLLWAEKAARLDVETEKGYREFYAIAKRSGLGEMWLSYYANAYEAAGASGLRALSYRRKIAPEIRKHAIDKISKYLVRRVPVHLRSEVGFLVKAQDNRITVSEERPLLADPTETSCSDVFQVRYTDFDNRWHLYWMRKSGTWWPYIPDRPIHTIQDCIREVKADSWGCFWV
- a CDS encoding helix-turn-helix domain-containing protein; translation: MERDLLKTMSGVVMGNAEIAELRKSKDSWDETKGEAIAMTARRMNVKESRVRLGLEQGSRKRALGLALKYARQRKRISVKKMAERFKVKPRDIERLESEKIANFPLGLIIVYLNELGYILSFDVTDF